From a single Okeanomitos corallinicola TIOX110 genomic region:
- a CDS encoding glycosyltransferase produces MKVLHIIPSVSPKLGGPTQVVLNLVRYLRTEGVDVEIATTNDDDGSLLDVPLFECIEYQGLPVWFFPPNAQIKAFLPSFSFSSWLWENIKNYDLLDNHYLFSYLPTCAAMISQFQNVPYTIRTMGQLAPWALAQSKVKKQVYSYLIENRNLDKAAAIHCTSVGEREDVINFGVKTQKIVLPLGVNPPQLIADASSKLRQKYDITNELPIVLFLSRLHYKKRPELLIEALGKLAKQEHKFHLLIAGSGEDDYVRFLQKMVESANINQQTSFVGFVNGYEKDLVLQGSDLFVLPTYSENFGIALAEAMVSGLPVITTPGVQIAPDIAAAEAGIIVEGEIASLSEAIVHLLEHPQQRQQMGKKGRIFALEDYSWEAIAKKLAYTYQEILNQKYQTY; encoded by the coding sequence ATGAAAGTTTTACATATCATTCCTTCTGTAAGTCCTAAATTGGGAGGTCCAACTCAAGTAGTATTAAATTTAGTTAGATATTTGAGAACAGAAGGAGTAGATGTAGAAATTGCCACCACTAATGATGATGATGGTTCGTTATTAGATGTTCCTTTATTTGAATGTATAGAATATCAAGGATTACCAGTTTGGTTTTTTCCTCCTAATGCTCAAATCAAGGCTTTTTTACCTTCATTCTCCTTTAGCAGTTGGTTATGGGAAAATATCAAAAACTACGATCTTTTAGACAACCATTATTTATTTTCCTATCTTCCGACCTGTGCTGCTATGATTTCTCAATTCCAGAATGTCCCCTATACAATTAGAACTATGGGACAGTTAGCACCTTGGGCTTTAGCACAAAGCAAAGTTAAAAAACAAGTTTATAGTTATTTAATTGAAAACCGTAATTTAGATAAAGCTGCTGCCATTCATTGTACTTCTGTGGGAGAAAGGGAAGATGTCATCAATTTTGGAGTTAAGACACAAAAAATAGTTTTACCCTTGGGAGTAAATCCACCTCAATTAATTGCAGATGCTAGTTCTAAGTTAAGACAGAAATACGATATCACAAATGAATTGCCAATTGTTCTTTTTCTCTCCCGTCTTCACTACAAAAAACGTCCTGAATTATTGATTGAAGCATTGGGTAAGTTGGCTAAACAAGAACATAAATTTCATTTACTCATTGCTGGTTCTGGAGAAGATGATTATGTTCGATTTTTACAAAAAATGGTGGAATCGGCAAATATTAATCAACAAACCTCATTCGTGGGGTTTGTAAATGGATATGAAAAAGATTTAGTTTTACAAGGTTCTGATTTATTTGTACTACCTACCTATTCGGAAAATTTTGGTATTGCTTTAGCAGAAGCGATGGTGTCCGGTTTACCAGTTATTACCACTCCAGGAGTACAAATTGCCCCAGATATTGCCGCAGCAGAAGCTGGCATCATTGTCGAAGGAGAAATTGCATCTCTATCAGAAGCTATTGTCCATCTTTTAGAACATCCCCAACAGCGGCAGCAAATGGGTAAAAAAGGCCGTATTTTTGCTCTGGAAGACTATTCCTGGGAAGCAATTGCTAAAAAGTTAGCATATACCTATCAAGAGATACTAAATCAAAAATATCAAACATATTAA
- a CDS encoding glycosyltransferase family 4 protein: protein MRAKIKVVFYSILPSPYQIDLFSALSQCSEIDLTVYYFEPACADSPWPEKPLQSYEHILPGFHLAWGLSRFHFNWHLPSTTQADVVVLNGYMNLTTQILLRLQAKKVPCVFWGEKMVASSQGIKGTIQKYLAQILNHCSAIAAIGKIAQQDYQQRFPNKLIFNIPYYCDLTNFSKNCPPRPRNPITILFCGQMIARKGVDILLEAFNNLIQSGCDARLLLVGREAELPQLLKTLPEKTCQKIEYAGFQSPENLPQFFHQADLFVLPSRYDGWGVVVNQAIGAGLPVICSDGVGAGHDLIKPGENGDIFPNGNLEKLTAILINYLRHSDKIKLASLESIQKATELSPAIGAKKWVDVFEKLTKIG from the coding sequence ATGAGAGCAAAAATAAAGGTCGTTTTCTATTCTATTCTTCCATCTCCATATCAAATAGACTTATTTTCTGCACTTTCTCAGTGTTCAGAAATAGATTTAACAGTTTATTATTTTGAACCGGCTTGTGCTGATTCTCCTTGGCCGGAAAAACCTTTACAATCTTATGAGCATATATTACCAGGATTTCATTTAGCTTGGGGTTTATCTAGATTTCATTTTAACTGGCATTTACCATCAACTACTCAAGCTGATGTGGTTGTTCTTAATGGCTATATGAATCTTACTACTCAAATTTTACTCAGACTACAAGCAAAAAAAGTACCTTGTGTTTTCTGGGGTGAAAAAATGGTTGCTAGTTCACAAGGAATTAAAGGAACAATACAAAAATACTTAGCTCAGATTTTAAATCATTGTAGTGCGATCGCTGCTATTGGTAAAATAGCACAACAAGATTACCAGCAACGATTTCCGAATAAACTTATTTTTAACATTCCTTACTACTGCGATTTAACTAATTTTAGTAAAAATTGTCCACCAAGACCACGAAATCCTATTACTATTTTATTTTGTGGTCAAATGATAGCAAGGAAAGGGGTTGATATTTTGCTTGAGGCGTTTAATAATTTAATCCAATCAGGTTGTGATGCTAGATTATTATTAGTAGGAAGAGAAGCAGAACTTCCACAACTGCTAAAAACACTACCTGAAAAAACTTGTCAGAAAATTGAATATGCAGGTTTTCAGTCTCCTGAAAATTTACCGCAATTTTTCCATCAAGCTGATTTATTTGTCTTACCAAGTCGTTATGATGGTTGGGGTGTGGTAGTAAATCAAGCTATTGGTGCGGGTTTACCAGTAATATGTTCTGATGGGGTGGGTGCAGGACATGATTTAATTAAACCTGGTGAAAATGGTGATATATTTCCTAATGGTAATCTTGAAAAATTAACAGCAATTCTTATCAATTATTTACGACACTCTGATAAAATTAAACTTGCCAGTTTAGAATCAATCCAAAAAGCGACTGAACTATCACCAGCGATTGGTGCAAAAAAATGGGTAGATGTGTTTGAAAAATTAACGAAGATTGGATAA
- a CDS encoding sulfotransferase family 2 domain-containing protein produces MSPEKFIIFIHIQKTAGLSVQKMIRRRYGSSFFQRIANKVDTKINRVSPPKSLKEKMLSCQFSDCYFMGHFCYGVHEFLPQPSKYITFLREPISRLLSLYFYSKANTTAYYHKQAVNATMEEFFFKSHLMELDNGILRFIVGDQNNLFINRTPVGKFDVSMLEQAQENIINHFECVGFSERFDESVLLLKNKLGWKNSYYLKRNISAKSKNKENINPALIEELKSKNSLDIKLYQFAMEKFEQEINSLGSPFQNELQVFRKNNEIYNQFALPIYNQYDYLKAIINGNKERPI; encoded by the coding sequence ATGTCACCAGAAAAATTTATTATCTTTATTCATATTCAAAAAACAGCAGGTTTAAGTGTCCAAAAAATGATTAGACGTAGATATGGATCTAGTTTTTTTCAACGAATAGCTAATAAAGTGGATACCAAAATTAACAGGGTATCTCCTCCTAAAAGCTTAAAGGAGAAAATGCTTTCCTGTCAGTTTTCTGATTGCTATTTTATGGGACACTTTTGTTATGGAGTCCATGAGTTTTTACCTCAGCCATCTAAATATATTACATTTCTAAGAGAACCTATATCTCGGTTGTTATCACTATATTTTTACTCTAAGGCAAACACAACAGCATATTATCACAAACAGGCTGTCAATGCTACGATGGAAGAATTTTTCTTTAAATCCCATCTCATGGAATTAGATAATGGGATATTAAGATTTATTGTGGGAGATCAAAACAACTTATTTATTAATCGTACTCCAGTGGGTAAATTCGATGTTTCTATGTTGGAACAAGCTCAGGAAAATATAATTAATCACTTTGAATGTGTTGGTTTTTCAGAGAGATTTGATGAATCAGTTTTGCTACTTAAAAACAAACTGGGTTGGAAAAATAGCTATTACTTAAAAAGAAATATCAGCGCGAAAAGCAAAAACAAAGAAAATATCAATCCAGCACTAATTGAAGAATTAAAGAGCAAGAATTCCTTGGATATAAAACTTTATCAGTTTGCTATGGAAAAGTTTGAACAGGAAATAAACTCTTTGGGATCACCTTTTCAAAATGAATTACAGGTTTTTCGGAAAAATAATGAAATTTACAATCAATTTGCTTTACCCATATACAATCAATATGATTATTTGAAAGCCATTATAAATGGAAATAAAGAACGTCCTATATAA
- a CDS encoding glycosyltransferase family 4 protein, translating into MSIASDNWICCQIGARENYAIPRALHQHRQLANFITDAWVSPHSGLNLLPKNLLANLRERYHPDLEPASVTSFTNSLIQFELSQKLQKTTGWEKVIARNQWFQRKAIKVLKSISENLTHPPILFSYSYAALELFKFAKQQGWYTVLGQIDPGIEEEKIVAQEYDKYPQYRGNWQPAPNQYWQSWQEECNIADAIVVNSHWSRQLLEKTGIESQKIHLIPLVYTPPETANQFIRIYPESFSQERPLRVLFLGQVILRKGIVAVLDAVQFLEGYPVEFWIVGSQQIDIPPHLQNHPQMRWIGHVNRSETAQYYQMADIFLFPTLSDGFGLTQLEAQAWKLPIITSRCCGEVVKNGINGWILEEVKGEEIAHLTKNILENPDKLKSLINNSNSLLDSNNLNLFQSMQSCIR; encoded by the coding sequence ATGTCTATAGCATCTGATAATTGGATATGCTGCCAAATCGGAGCGCGTGAAAATTACGCTATCCCCAGAGCTTTACATCAACATAGACAGCTTGCAAATTTCATTACAGATGCTTGGGTATCACCTCACTCTGGATTGAATTTATTGCCTAAAAATTTATTAGCTAATTTACGAGAAAGATATCATCCTGATTTAGAACCAGCATCAGTTACATCATTTACTAATTCTCTAATTCAATTTGAATTATCTCAAAAACTCCAAAAAACAACAGGCTGGGAAAAAGTCATTGCCAGAAATCAATGGTTTCAAAGAAAGGCAATAAAAGTTTTAAAATCAATATCTGAAAATTTGACACATCCTCCTATCTTATTTTCCTATAGCTATGCTGCCTTAGAATTATTTAAGTTTGCCAAACAACAGGGATGGTACACAGTTTTAGGTCAAATTGACCCAGGAATTGAAGAGGAAAAAATTGTGGCTCAAGAGTATGACAAATACCCCCAATATCGTGGTAACTGGCAACCTGCACCTAATCAATATTGGCAAAGTTGGCAAGAAGAATGTAACATAGCTGATGCAATTGTGGTAAATTCCCATTGGTCACGTCAACTGCTAGAAAAAACAGGAATTGAATCTCAAAAAATTCATCTAATTCCTTTGGTTTATACTCCCCCAGAAACAGCTAATCAATTTATTCGTATTTATCCAGAATCATTTTCTCAAGAGCGCCCTTTAAGGGTATTATTTCTAGGACAGGTAATTTTAAGAAAAGGAATTGTAGCTGTATTAGATGCTGTGCAATTCCTAGAAGGATACCCTGTAGAGTTTTGGATAGTTGGTTCTCAACAAATTGATATTCCACCACATCTACAAAACCATCCCCAAATGCGTTGGATAGGTCATGTTAATAGAAGTGAAACAGCACAATATTATCAAATGGCTGATATATTTTTGTTTCCTACTCTATCCGATGGGTTTGGTTTAACTCAATTAGAAGCACAAGCATGGAAATTACCTATTATTACTTCTCGTTGTTGTGGTGAGGTAGTAAAAAATGGTATTAATGGTTGGATTTTGGAGGAAGTTAAGGGTGAAGAAATTGCTCATTTGACAAAGAATATTTTAGAAAATCCTGATAAACTTAAAAGTCTAATCAATAATTCAAATTCGCTGCTGGATTCTAATAATCTCAATTTATTTCAATCAATGCAATCTTGTATTAGGTAG
- a CDS encoding DUF2993 domain-containing protein, producing the protein MLGGLTGLTDPKGTDWGERMLNTVASQTIRHLFTQSESVEVFVRCHPSSKLLQGSIDSFKMSGRGLVIRRDFAVEEMSFETDAVAIDFSSVLSGKLKLKQPTQAVAQVVLSEAGINQAFKAELVKKRLLNLSEPTLTAISGGQPVSFTEVEIQLLPGNSLHLIAQADLNNGEIVPLRMTLNVGIEKRRRVSFKNPKIEMEQIPEPQRDISQALSVALVEILDNMVDLDRFDLDGVKMRLNRLETEGQKLIFSGYAEIERIPSTG; encoded by the coding sequence ATGTTAGGCGGACTTACTGGTTTAACAGATCCCAAAGGTACAGATTGGGGAGAGCGGATGCTCAACACAGTCGCAAGCCAAACGATTCGCCATTTGTTTACCCAAAGCGAGTCAGTAGAAGTCTTTGTGCGCTGCCACCCCTCCAGCAAACTGTTGCAAGGCAGCATTGATAGCTTTAAAATGAGCGGTCGCGGCCTGGTAATTCGGAGAGACTTCGCAGTTGAGGAAATGTCTTTTGAAACTGATGCGGTGGCAATTGACTTTAGTTCAGTTTTAAGTGGCAAACTCAAACTGAAACAACCCACCCAAGCAGTAGCTCAAGTAGTATTATCAGAAGCAGGTATTAATCAGGCATTCAAAGCGGAATTAGTAAAAAAACGTTTGCTTAACCTTTCCGAGCCAACTTTAACAGCCATATCTGGTGGACAACCAGTTTCCTTTACTGAAGTTGAAATCCAGTTATTACCGGGAAATAGCTTACATCTTATCGCTCAAGCTGATTTAAATAACGGGGAAATTGTACCGTTGAGAATGACTTTAAATGTAGGTATTGAAAAGCGAAGAAGGGTTTCTTTTAAGAATCCCAAAATAGAAATGGAGCAAATACCAGAACCACAGCGGGACATTTCCCAAGCTTTAAGCGTCGCACTGGTAGAAATTTTAGATAATATGGTTGATTTAGACCGCTTTGATTTAGATGGTGTCAAAATGCGGCTCAATCGTCTAGAAACAGAAGGTCAGAAATTAATTTTTAGTGGATATGCAGAAATAGAAAGAATTCCTAGCACTGGTTAA
- a CDS encoding UDP-glucose/GDP-mannose dehydrogenase family protein, which yields MRVCVIGTGYVGLVTGVCLAHSGHDVICIDNNEEKVKLMKSGQSPIFEPGLSEIMQSCIQNGNIQFSADLAAGVTHGEILFIAVGTPPLPNGESDTRYVEAVARGIGANLNGGYKVIVNKSTVPIGSGDWVRMIVLDGIAERQKSAEEKLPEIANQFDVVSNPEFLREGSAVYDTFNPDRIVLGGNSQQAIGMMKELYAPIVERKLAADQSLPPVPVLVTDLSSAEMIKYAANAFLATKISFINEVANICDRVGADVTQVAKGIGLDSRIGNKFLQAGIGWGGSCFPKDVSALIHTADDYGYEAQLLKSAVSVNERQRLIALEKLQQALKILKGKTVGLLGLTFKPDTDDLRDAPALNLIEQLNRLGAKVKAYDPIISQTGMRHGLSGVLVETDAERLADGCDALVLVTEWQQFNTLDYVKMAQLMNHPVMIDGRNFLNPEAMAKAGFQYVGVGRTAKN from the coding sequence ATGCGTGTTTGTGTAATTGGGACTGGTTATGTAGGTTTAGTGACAGGTGTTTGTTTAGCACACTCTGGCCATGATGTTATTTGCATAGATAACAACGAAGAAAAAGTCAAATTAATGAAATCTGGGCAGTCACCAATTTTTGAGCCTGGACTTTCGGAAATTATGCAGTCTTGTATTCAAAACGGTAATATTCAGTTTTCTGCGGATTTAGCAGCGGGAGTAACTCACGGGGAAATTCTGTTTATTGCGGTGGGAACTCCTCCTTTACCCAATGGTGAAAGTGATACCCGTTATGTGGAAGCTGTAGCTCGTGGTATTGGAGCTAATCTCAATGGTGGTTATAAGGTAATTGTTAATAAATCTACTGTACCCATTGGTTCTGGTGATTGGGTGCGGATGATTGTCTTAGATGGTATTGCTGAACGCCAGAAATCTGCCGAAGAGAAATTGCCAGAAATTGCTAATCAGTTTGATGTGGTTAGTAACCCAGAGTTTTTGCGGGAAGGTTCGGCAGTTTATGACACCTTTAACCCAGATCGGATTGTTTTGGGAGGAAATAGTCAACAAGCGATCGGCATGATGAAAGAATTGTATGCTCCCATTGTGGAACGTAAGTTGGCGGCTGATCAGTCCTTACCACCTGTACCAGTATTGGTGACAGACCTAAGTTCAGCGGAGATGATCAAATATGCGGCCAATGCCTTTTTAGCTACCAAGATTAGCTTTATTAATGAAGTGGCAAATATTTGCGATCGCGTTGGTGCTGATGTTACTCAAGTAGCTAAGGGTATCGGTTTAGATTCCCGGATTGGTAACAAGTTCTTACAAGCTGGTATTGGTTGGGGTGGTTCTTGTTTTCCCAAAGATGTATCTGCCCTAATTCATACTGCCGATGACTATGGTTATGAAGCCCAGCTACTCAAATCCGCTGTAAGTGTGAACGAGCGACAACGTTTGATAGCTCTAGAAAAACTACAACAAGCTTTGAAAATCCTCAAAGGTAAAACCGTGGGACTGCTAGGCTTAACTTTCAAACCAGATACAGATGATTTACGTGATGCTCCCGCACTGAATTTGATTGAACAACTCAACCGACTAGGAGCTAAGGTCAAAGCTTATGATCCGATTATTTCCCAAACTGGTATGCGTCATGGTCTTTCTGGAGTGTTGGTAGAAACTGATGCAGAAAGACTAGCAGATGGTTGTGATGCTTTGGTACTCGTTACTGAATGGCAACAGTTCAACACTTTGGACTATGTAAAAATGGCTCAACTAATGAACCACCCTGTGATGATTGATGGTCGTAACTTCCTGAACCCTGAAGCAATGGCAAAAGCTGGTTTTCAATATGTAGGTGTAGGACGGACGGCGAAAAATTAA
- a CDS encoding YdcF family protein, translated as MFYRNQFFNHLQRYWILSFIGFILALMSVIPVRIAIASHQAPQPQVIFTLGGGPEREKFTAEFAQNHPNLDIWVSTGILPAQAFAIFDDAGISTHRLHLDYRAVDTVTNFTTMVQNFKQHHIQHIYLITSDFHLPRARAIATLVLGSQGITFTPIAIPSEQPQESIFHIVRDSGRSLLWIVSGRTGASFNPRFRHPMYATR; from the coding sequence ATGTTCTATAGAAATCAATTCTTTAATCATCTGCAAAGATACTGGATTCTTAGTTTTATCGGGTTTATACTGGCTTTAATGAGTGTAATTCCTGTGAGAATTGCCATCGCCTCTCATCAAGCACCCCAACCTCAAGTTATTTTTACCCTTGGTGGTGGACCAGAAAGAGAAAAATTTACAGCGGAATTTGCTCAAAACCATCCTAATTTAGATATTTGGGTTTCCACAGGTATTCTCCCAGCCCAAGCCTTTGCTATTTTTGACGATGCTGGTATTTCTACACATCGTCTTCATCTTGACTACCGTGCTGTGGATACTGTTACTAATTTTACAACTATGGTTCAAAATTTTAAACAGCATCATATTCAACATATTTATCTAATTACATCGGACTTTCACCTTCCCAGAGCAAGAGCAATCGCTACTCTGGTTCTCGGTAGTCAAGGAATTACCTTTACACCCATAGCCATACCCTCAGAACAACCTCAAGAATCTATTTTTCACATTGTCCGTGACAGTGGACGCTCCCTATTATGGATAGTATCAGGACGTACCGGAGCTAGTTTTAACCCTCGCTTTCGACATCCAATGTATGCCACCAGGTAG
- a CDS encoding polysaccharide biosynthesis tyrosine autokinase: MSNQNPGQMSKANENGRLIITPETLPTQNIPYLEVEEDDGSLKDFLGIIRRRALVIVGVVSVVMAYVTYSTLNSKTIYQGSFQLLVEPVNSDSSLGQIPLPDSSIAKSNLDYASQIQVLRSEELIKDVLPKLKSSHPDITYKTLINNLTIRRLGSTKVIEISYKNPDRKKIDLVLETLSKFYLDYSLDKRKTKLNQGLQFVEDQLPAIRNRVAQLQQKLQIFRQRYDFLDPENQSSAVASQLQKLEEERLGIDQQLASARATYISLSTPEGQKATLNDASIYSQLISQLRQLESQLSAELVRFQPDSPSIAVLEEKRQNLLPLIEDEQKRYIGLKLAEAMSAIQLLEVKSQELARVEQQTRQKFQQLPILAREYSEIQRNLQLANESLNRFLATRENLVIQVAQTELPWELIQAPTRGELPILPNIPQNLLMGLFSSLAMGVGIGFLLEKLDNTYHDVASLKEKIKLPFLGTLPIDKSIVGYQSSYSNLIASESESRINIQKNGLLSVFRRQSANAANNYYGQGLFWESLQVLYANIQLLNSDQPIRSLTVSSTMPGDGKTTVSFHLAQIAAALGKRVLLVDGDLRRAQVHKLSGLNNFLGLSNVLTSNMPVEQVIQQLPDMDLLSVITAGSAPPDPARLLSSDKMKQLMEYFNENFDLVIYDAPPMLGLVDARLLAPQTDGMLLVVRIDKTDKSALMQLQDSLRNSPINVLGVVANGDRQKLTSYNYYYSAGREARQSEF; encoded by the coding sequence ATGAGTAACCAAAATCCTGGTCAAATGTCAAAGGCAAATGAGAATGGCAGATTAATAATCACACCTGAGACACTACCAACTCAGAATATTCCTTACTTAGAAGTAGAAGAAGATGACGGTAGCTTAAAAGACTTTTTAGGTATTATTCGGCGTAGAGCATTAGTCATAGTGGGAGTAGTTTCTGTTGTGATGGCTTATGTGACTTACTCGACGCTAAATTCAAAAACAATATATCAAGGTAGTTTCCAACTTTTAGTTGAGCCAGTCAATAGCGACAGTAGCTTAGGACAAATCCCTTTACCAGATTCTTCTATTGCCAAGTCTAATCTAGACTACGCCAGTCAAATTCAGGTACTCAGAAGCGAAGAATTAATCAAAGATGTTTTGCCAAAGCTAAAATCAAGCCATCCTGATATCACTTATAAGACACTAATTAATAACTTGACTATTAGGCGATTAGGTTCAACAAAAGTTATAGAAATAAGTTATAAAAATCCAGATCGTAAAAAAATTGACTTAGTATTAGAAACACTATCTAAGTTTTATTTAGACTACAGTTTAGATAAACGCAAAACTAAATTAAACCAAGGACTTCAATTCGTAGAAGACCAACTACCTGCTATTAGAAATCGGGTAGCACAATTACAACAAAAACTGCAAATTTTTAGACAAAGGTATGATTTTCTTGATCCAGAGAATCAGTCCAGTGCTGTTGCATCCCAACTACAAAAACTAGAGGAAGAAAGACTAGGAATTGATCAACAATTAGCCTCAGCTAGAGCTACTTATATAAGTTTATCAACACCAGAAGGTCAAAAAGCAACATTAAACGATGCATCTATTTACAGCCAATTAATATCTCAATTACGACAATTAGAATCCCAACTATCAGCAGAGTTAGTCCGTTTTCAACCTGATAGTCCATCCATAGCAGTATTAGAGGAAAAAAGACAAAACCTTTTACCATTAATCGAGGATGAGCAAAAGCGATACATAGGATTAAAATTAGCTGAAGCAATGAGTGCTATTCAATTGCTAGAAGTAAAAAGCCAAGAATTGGCAAGAGTAGAACAACAAACCAGACAGAAATTTCAACAATTACCAATCCTAGCTAGAGAATATAGTGAAATTCAAAGAAATTTACAACTTGCCAATGAAAGTTTAAACCGTTTTCTAGCTACCCGTGAAAACCTGGTTATCCAAGTGGCTCAGACAGAGTTGCCTTGGGAATTAATACAAGCACCAACTCGAGGTGAATTACCGATATTACCAAACATACCCCAAAATTTATTAATGGGACTATTCAGTAGTTTAGCTATGGGTGTGGGTATTGGTTTCTTATTGGAAAAACTTGATAATACTTATCATGATGTTGCTAGTTTGAAAGAAAAAATCAAATTACCTTTCTTGGGAACTCTCCCTATAGACAAAAGTATTGTTGGTTATCAATCCTCATACTCAAATCTCATCGCTTCAGAATCAGAATCTCGCATAAATATCCAAAAAAACGGACTTTTATCTGTTTTTCGTCGCCAGTCTGCTAATGCGGCTAACAACTACTATGGACAAGGGTTATTTTGGGAATCTTTACAGGTTTTATATGCAAATATTCAACTACTAAATTCTGATCAACCTATTCGTTCTCTAACTGTTTCTTCCACGATGCCTGGAGATGGAAAAACTACAGTATCATTCCACTTAGCACAGATAGCCGCTGCATTGGGAAAACGAGTTTTATTGGTAGATGGAGATTTGCGCCGCGCCCAGGTTCACAAGTTGTCAGGATTAAATAATTTCTTGGGTTTAAGTAATGTTCTTACTTCTAATATGCCTGTGGAGCAAGTCATTCAACAGTTACCTGACATGGATCTATTATCTGTGATTACTGCTGGTTCAGCCCCACCAGACCCAGCAAGATTGCTATCTTCAGATAAGATGAAGCAATTAATGGAATATTTCAATGAGAATTTTGATTTGGTGATTTATGATGCTCCGCCTATGTTGGGACTCGTTGATGCTAGGCTTTTAGCACCACAAACAGACGGTATGCTATTGGTAGTTAGAATTGATAAGACTGATAAATCTGCACTTATGCAGCTCCAAGATAGTTTGAGAAATTCCCCTATTAATGTCTTAGGTGTAGTTGCCAACGGAGATAGGCAAAAACTCACTAGCTACAATTACTACTACAGTGCAGGTAGAGAAGCCCGACAATCTGAATTCTAG
- a CDS encoding glycosyltransferase family 4 protein has protein sequence MRILFVSSSSGSRGGGELYLIYLGQELAKRGYTVGLWCSEHPIMDELANSFAEFGEVWRSPYNNTYNRQLRSFTHIFPKISQEIIDQWHKFKPDIIHFNKQNLEDGLDLLASINNLTIPSLTTIHITQTQASLGAFLGKLRDIVAKTTLKKYQNPIVAISENRGQELKQLLELPNSSSQKIVIINNGVYIPEETERLVKRQASRLQLKINPEELLIVAVGRLEAQKQPLLFLQWANYLKHKIPSARFLWVGDGRLTSLWDEWVIKNNAQEYIQRLGWQNDVTPYLAAADGFFHPAAFEGLPFALLEAMAWRLPCLITSNLANELKFPQGVCFINSEQENFQELDKFINPQNRKFTANQGYQLVKARFSLGKMVDKYISTYNKIRLSR, from the coding sequence ATGCGAATTCTTTTTGTTAGTAGTAGTTCAGGTTCAAGGGGAGGAGGTGAACTATATTTAATTTATCTTGGTCAAGAATTGGCTAAAAGAGGCTATACTGTGGGGTTATGGTGTTCAGAACATCCGATAATGGATGAACTAGCTAACTCCTTCGCAGAATTTGGCGAAGTCTGGCGATCGCCCTACAATAACACATACAATCGTCAATTACGATCCTTCACTCATATCTTTCCAAAGATTAGTCAAGAAATTATTGATCAGTGGCACAAATTTAAACCCGACATTATTCATTTTAACAAACAGAATTTAGAAGATGGTTTAGATTTATTAGCGAGTATTAATAATTTAACAATTCCCTCCTTAACAACTATCCACATTACCCAAACTCAAGCTAGTTTAGGTGCATTTTTAGGAAAATTACGGGATATAGTTGCTAAAACAACATTAAAAAAATATCAAAATCCCATAGTAGCAATTTCCGAAAATCGTGGTCAAGAATTAAAACAATTGCTTGAATTACCTAATTCATCCTCACAAAAAATAGTAATTATTAATAATGGAGTTTATATACCTGAAGAAACAGAACGTTTGGTCAAAAGACAAGCATCTCGGTTACAACTCAAAATTAATCCAGAAGAGTTACTAATAGTTGCCGTAGGGAGACTAGAAGCACAAAAACAACCACTACTATTTTTACAATGGGCTAATTACCTCAAACACAAAATACCATCTGCTCGTTTTTTATGGGTAGGAGATGGACGTTTAACTTCTCTTTGGGATGAATGGGTAATAAAAAACAATGCCCAAGAATATATTCAACGCTTGGGTTGGCAAAATGATGTAACACCATATTTAGCCGCAGCAGATGGATTTTTTCATCCCGCCGCCTTTGAAGGTTTACCATTTGCATTATTAGAAGCAATGGCTTGGCGTTTACCTTGTCTGATCACCTCTAATTTAGCAAATGAGTTAAAGTTTCCCCAAGGAGTTTGTTTTATCAACTCGGAGCAAGAAAACTTTCAAGAATTAGATAAATTTATTAATCCTCAAAATCGGAAGTTCACAGCAAATCAAGGTTATCAACTTGTAAAAGCAAGATTTTCTTTAGGAAAAATGGTAGATAAATACATATCCACATACAATAAGATAAGATTATCACGTTAA